The following coding sequences are from one Triticum dicoccoides isolate Atlit2015 ecotype Zavitan chromosome 4A, WEW_v2.0, whole genome shotgun sequence window:
- the LOC119287309 gene encoding F-box/FBD/LRR-repeat protein At1g13570-like — MGNILNFTTAVTDHCCPGQLCRGGGSSSSRMATHQLEALSILAFRALLCEHIQQHEAFCRKRIGSSQFQLLSILLCGAVHAKGIAAGDRFKLCGILIVCGVISDHIICHDAKEPHVDHPRSSSSSRIAGHRFEPLIILAFRAILEHIWQHKSFVQKQIANGRFQLLSILLCGAIHAKGIVASDQCKMCGLLLCGVMSDYFCDDAKDPPTDVLRDLPEGLLWTIFSMLPLDAAVRTSALSRQWRYLWTDCPKLSFDGNTLCNKKNHGKQVYTPLFIHIVNRVLEQCRGKFVEELAIKIELNCMLVEYLDNWVRFAVSSGTKALVFDLAPEERQLVGRDDRYRFPFELLDKESICRLQKIHLSFVDFQPPMQFRGFPNLQKLDLNLVNVSGKEILHMLSNCCNLEWLSIVRCHLNCDLEVNCPLPHLLYLKIVSCIITSIAFDAVNLVTFKYKGRAVPIDLSKSSELVCADIWFGRVTFGHAIAVLAKVLTSVQHLTLDTACKPQKIPRLMHHRCEFSQMKYLQLRLVYIEEFDTLSLISFMRSAPFIEKLELHFCFPGYVRLAQELEPIRKLPEHLFNNLKSLHVTGFKACIGQVELLSHMVENAPALEVLSIDNSDKYPLEGHEKNAKTVVDLVHRIVRRYLEGKISPKCTLILL, encoded by the exons ATGGGGAACATCCTCAATTTCACAACTGCTGTGACAGATCATTGCTGTCCAGGGCAACTATgccgaggcggcggcagcagcagcagcagaatggcAACCCATCAGCTCGAAGCGTTGAGCATTCTGGCTTTTAGAGCTTTATTATGCGAGCACATACAACAGCATGAAGCGTTCTGTCGAAAGCGGATAGGCAGCAGTCAGTTTCAACTGCTGAGCATTCTGCTTTGCGGAGCTGTCCATGCCAAGGGAATAGCGGCCGGCGATCGGTTTAAACTGTGTGGCATTCTGATAGTATGTGGAGTTATATCTGACCACATCATCTGTCACGACGCAAAGGAACCACATGTTGACCAcccaagaagcagcagcagcagcaggatagCAGGCCACCGGTTTGAACCGTTGATCATCCTGGCTTTCAGAGCTATATTGGAGCACATATGGCAGCATAAATCGTTTGTTCAAAAGCAGATAGCCAATGGCCGGTTCCAGCTCCTGAGCATTCTGCTCTGCGGAGCAATCCATGCCAAGGGAATCGTAGCAAGTGATCAGTGTAAAATGTGTGGCCTTCTGCTATGCGGAGTTATGTCTGACTACTTCTGTGATGATGCAAAGGACCCACCGACTGATGTGCTTCGAGACCTTCCAGAG GGCTTACTTTGGACAATTTTTTCAATGTTGCCTCTAGATGCGGCTGTTAGGACCAGTGCCTTGTCAAGGCAATGGAGATACTTGTGGACAGATTGTCCTAAACTGAGTTTCGATGGAAATACATTATGCAACAAGAAAAATCATGGGAAACAAGTATATACTCCCCTGTTCATTCACATTGTTAATAGGGTCTTGGAACAGTGCCGTGGCAAGTTTGTTGAAGAGCTCGCAATCAAAATTGAGCTGAACTGCATGTTGGTGGAATATCTTGATAATTGGGTCCGTTTCGCAGTATCATCTGGGACAAAGGCACTAGTTTTTGATTTAGCACCAGAAGAGCGTCAACTTGTAGGCCGTGATGATCGCTACAGATTCCCATTTGAGCTTTTAGACAAGGAAAGTATATGCCGTCTGCAGAAAATACATCTTAGTTTTGTAGATTTCCAGCCACCAATGCAGTTCAGAGGTTTCCCTAACCTACAGAAGCTTGACCTTAACTTAGTGAATGTCAGTGGGAAGGAAATTCTACATATGCTGTCAAACTGCTGTAACCTAGAGTGGCTGAGTATTGTTAGATGCCATCTCAATTGTGACCTAGAGGTTAACTGTCCACTGCCTCATCTGCTATACTTGAAAATTGTGTCCTGCATTATAACAAGTATAGCGTTTGATGCAGTGAACCTTGTGACTTTTAAATACAAAGGAAGGGCTGTGCCTATTGACCTGAGCAAATCATCAGAACTGGTATGTGCAGATATATGGTTTGGTAGAGTCACTTTTGGGCACGCTATTGCTGTACTTGCTAAAGTGCTCACAAGCGTGCAACATCTGACCCTTGATACGGCCTGTAAACCACAAAAG ATTCCCCGTTTGATGCATCACCGATGCGAGTTTTCTCAGATGAAATATTTACAGTTGAGGTTGGTCTATATTGAAGAATTCGATACCTTATCTCTGATCTCTTTTATGAGGTCTGCTCCTTTCATTGAGAAGTTAGAGCTGCAC TTTTGTTTCCCTGGTTACGTGCGTTTGGCACAAGAACTTGAACCTATCAGGAAGCTACCGGAGCATCTGTTCAACAATTTGAAGAGTTTACATGTTACAGGATTTAAAGCATGCATTGGCCAAGTTGAGTTACTTTCGCACATGGTGGAAAATGCCCCCGCATTGGAGGTTTTAAGTATAGATAATTCAGACAAATATCCCCTAGAAGGGCATGAAAAGAACGCAAAAACTGTCGTTGATTTGGTCCATAGAATTGTTAGAAGGTATCTTGAAGGAAAGATTTCGCCCAAGTGCACCTTAATATTACTTTAG